The following proteins are encoded in a genomic region of Opisthocomus hoazin isolate bOpiHoa1 chromosome 4, bOpiHoa1.hap1, whole genome shotgun sequence:
- the SP8 gene encoding transcription factor Sp8 isoform X1 produces MATSLLGEEPRVGSTPLAMLAATCNKIGSPSPSPSSLSDSASSFGKGFHPWKRSSSSASAGGCGAVGSGLPGFGVAGAARNGSSAAAAAAAAAAALVSDSFSCGGSPGSSAFSLTSSSAAAASSPFANDYSVFQAPGSAGGGGGGGGGGGGGGGAAGQEAAAHQPVFISKVHTSVEGLQGIYPRVGMAHPYESWFKPSHPGLGAGEVGSAGASSWWDVGAGWIDVQSPNGAAALPGSLHPAAGGLQTSLHSPLSGYNSDYSGLGHSAFSSGASSHLLSPAGQHLMDGFKPVLPGSYPDSAPSPLAGAGGSMLGGGPAAPLAASPRSSARRYSGRATCDCPNCQEAERLGPAGASLRRKGLHSCHIPGCGKVYGKTSHLKAHLRWHTGERPFVCNWLFCGKRFTRSDELQRHLRTHTGEKRFACPVCNKRFMRSDHLSKHVKTHSGPGGAGGPGGGGPGGGPGPGGKKGSDTDSEHSAAGSPPCHSPELLPPPEPGHRNGLE; encoded by the exons ATGGCAACTTCACTTCTAGGG GAGGAACCGCGGGTAGGCTCCACGCCGTTGGCCATGCTCGCCGCGACCTGCAACAAGatcggcagccccagcccctcgccgtCCTCCCTCTCGGACAGCGCGTCCTCCTTCGGCAAGGGCTTCCACCCCTGGAAAcgctcctcctcctcggcctcggcgggcggctgcggcgccGTGGGCTCTGGCCTCCCGGGCTTCGGCGTGGCGGGCGCGGCGCGGAACGgctcctcggcggcggcggcggcggcggcggcggcggccgcgctggTCTCGGACTCGTTCAGCTGCGGCGGCTCGCCGGGCTCCAGCGCCTTCTCCCTCACCTCCAGCAGCGCGGCGGCCGCCAGCTCGCCCTTCGCCAACGACTACTCCGTCTTCCAggcgccgggcagcgccggcggcggcgggggaggcggcggcggcggcggcggcggcggcggggcggcggggcaggaggCGGCGGCGCACCAGCCCGTCTTCATCTCCAAGGTGCACACGTctgtggaggggctgcagggcatcTACCCGCGGGTGGGCATGGCGCACCCCTACGAGTCCTGGTTCAAGCCCTCGCACCCGGGGCTGGGCGCCGGCGAAGTGGGCTCGGCGGGCGCCTCCAGCTGGTGGGACGTCGGGGCCGGCTGGATCGACGTGCAGAGCCCCAACGGggcggccgcgctgcccggcTCGCTGCACCCGGCGGCCGGCGGGCTCCAGACCTCGCTCCACTCGCCGCTGAGCGGCTACAACTCGGATTACTCGGGCCTGGGCCACTCGGCCTTCAGCAGCGGCGCCTCCTCGCACCTCCTCAGCCCCGCCGGGCAGCACCTCATGGACGGATTTAAGCCGGTGCTGCCCGGCTCCTACCCGGACTCGGCCCCCTCGCCGCTGGCCGGCGCCGGGGGCTCCATGctgggcggcggccccgccgcgccgctggcCGCCTCGCCGCGCTCCTCCGCCCGCCGCTACTCGGGCCGCGCCACCTGCGACTGCCCCAACTGCCAGGAGGCCGAGCGGCTGGGGCCGGCCGGGGCCAGCCTGCGGCGGAAGGGGCTGCACAGCTGCCACATCCCCGGCTGCGGCAAGGTCTACGGAAAGACCTCGCACCTGAAGGCGCACCTGCGCTGGCACACGGGCGAGCGGCCCTTCGTCTGCAACTGGCTCTTCTGCGGCAAGCGCTTCACCCGCTCCGACGAGCTGCAGCGGCACCTGCGGACCCACACGGGCGAGAAGCGCTTCGCCTGCCCCGTCTGCAACAAGCGCTTCATGCGCAGCGACCACCTCAGCAAACACGTCAAGACCCACAGCGGGCCCGGCGgagccggcggccccggcggcggcggccccggcggcgggcccggccccggcggcaaGAAGGGCAGCGACACCGACAGCGAGCACAGCGCGGCCGGCAGCCCGCCCTGCCACTCGCCGGAGCTGCTGCCGCCCCCCGAGCCCGGCCACCGCAACGGCCTGGAGTGA
- the SP8 gene encoding transcription factor Sp8 isoform X2: MLAATCNKIGSPSPSPSSLSDSASSFGKGFHPWKRSSSSASAGGCGAVGSGLPGFGVAGAARNGSSAAAAAAAAAAALVSDSFSCGGSPGSSAFSLTSSSAAAASSPFANDYSVFQAPGSAGGGGGGGGGGGGGGGAAGQEAAAHQPVFISKVHTSVEGLQGIYPRVGMAHPYESWFKPSHPGLGAGEVGSAGASSWWDVGAGWIDVQSPNGAAALPGSLHPAAGGLQTSLHSPLSGYNSDYSGLGHSAFSSGASSHLLSPAGQHLMDGFKPVLPGSYPDSAPSPLAGAGGSMLGGGPAAPLAASPRSSARRYSGRATCDCPNCQEAERLGPAGASLRRKGLHSCHIPGCGKVYGKTSHLKAHLRWHTGERPFVCNWLFCGKRFTRSDELQRHLRTHTGEKRFACPVCNKRFMRSDHLSKHVKTHSGPGGAGGPGGGGPGGGPGPGGKKGSDTDSEHSAAGSPPCHSPELLPPPEPGHRNGLE; the protein is encoded by the coding sequence ATGCTCGCCGCGACCTGCAACAAGatcggcagccccagcccctcgccgtCCTCCCTCTCGGACAGCGCGTCCTCCTTCGGCAAGGGCTTCCACCCCTGGAAAcgctcctcctcctcggcctcggcgggcggctgcggcgccGTGGGCTCTGGCCTCCCGGGCTTCGGCGTGGCGGGCGCGGCGCGGAACGgctcctcggcggcggcggcggcggcggcggcggcggccgcgctggTCTCGGACTCGTTCAGCTGCGGCGGCTCGCCGGGCTCCAGCGCCTTCTCCCTCACCTCCAGCAGCGCGGCGGCCGCCAGCTCGCCCTTCGCCAACGACTACTCCGTCTTCCAggcgccgggcagcgccggcggcggcgggggaggcggcggcggcggcggcggcggcggcggggcggcggggcaggaggCGGCGGCGCACCAGCCCGTCTTCATCTCCAAGGTGCACACGTctgtggaggggctgcagggcatcTACCCGCGGGTGGGCATGGCGCACCCCTACGAGTCCTGGTTCAAGCCCTCGCACCCGGGGCTGGGCGCCGGCGAAGTGGGCTCGGCGGGCGCCTCCAGCTGGTGGGACGTCGGGGCCGGCTGGATCGACGTGCAGAGCCCCAACGGggcggccgcgctgcccggcTCGCTGCACCCGGCGGCCGGCGGGCTCCAGACCTCGCTCCACTCGCCGCTGAGCGGCTACAACTCGGATTACTCGGGCCTGGGCCACTCGGCCTTCAGCAGCGGCGCCTCCTCGCACCTCCTCAGCCCCGCCGGGCAGCACCTCATGGACGGATTTAAGCCGGTGCTGCCCGGCTCCTACCCGGACTCGGCCCCCTCGCCGCTGGCCGGCGCCGGGGGCTCCATGctgggcggcggccccgccgcgccgctggcCGCCTCGCCGCGCTCCTCCGCCCGCCGCTACTCGGGCCGCGCCACCTGCGACTGCCCCAACTGCCAGGAGGCCGAGCGGCTGGGGCCGGCCGGGGCCAGCCTGCGGCGGAAGGGGCTGCACAGCTGCCACATCCCCGGCTGCGGCAAGGTCTACGGAAAGACCTCGCACCTGAAGGCGCACCTGCGCTGGCACACGGGCGAGCGGCCCTTCGTCTGCAACTGGCTCTTCTGCGGCAAGCGCTTCACCCGCTCCGACGAGCTGCAGCGGCACCTGCGGACCCACACGGGCGAGAAGCGCTTCGCCTGCCCCGTCTGCAACAAGCGCTTCATGCGCAGCGACCACCTCAGCAAACACGTCAAGACCCACAGCGGGCCCGGCGgagccggcggccccggcggcggcggccccggcggcgggcccggccccggcggcaaGAAGGGCAGCGACACCGACAGCGAGCACAGCGCGGCCGGCAGCCCGCCCTGCCACTCGCCGGAGCTGCTGCCGCCCCCCGAGCCCGGCCACCGCAACGGCCTGGAGTGA